DNA sequence from the Bombus pyrosoma isolate SC7728 linkage group LG12, ASM1482585v1, whole genome shotgun sequence genome:
AGCTGAGGTATCATACCCAATACACCGCCGCAGCGCCATACCATCCACAACCAGGTAATTGAAGAGGAAATcgattttgaagaatttacgaatttttcCGATACGtgtctcttcctttttttattttaccttctCAAGTTTTATCGAGTAGAAAATATCTATTCCCGTTAGAAATTTCACAATTCTTTTCTTAACTTATCGATCCtgagatatttatattcttcgactattataaaataacgtcaTAGCATatgctataaaatatttactaccTTGAtgctaattttaaaatttcaatagatATAAAGCaacattaattttgataaaaaaaaaaaagcaagaacGAGTCTCTCAGCCACTAATATGCAATTTCATTGATCAGTTTGCTACAACGAAATGGTACAAACAACGTCAGATTTTaagatgtattaaaaaaaataatgttgtaACATCATtgtttttctctatttctcgATTTATAACGCTGATGAGTATGGTTTCTGAACAGCtcaaatatgataaaaattcgtattcACAGTTTCGATTATTTGAATTCAACGATTCAGAATTCCTCGCGAATGAAAACGATCGTGGAATGCAAAGTGTGCAACTATGCAGGTCTTTGTCCCGTCATGCCGTCAGTTTCCGTGGAATCGGCACGTGAATTTTCTGATTACAGTCGCATATCAGCAGCAGACTTTCATTACTACGGATCAGTCGGCATTTCAACGTGCCGGGGCGACAGGACAATACACAATCACGGGACAACCCTCACCCTTGCCACCAGTCGCCCCACAAACTGTACCATCGACAGCTCAGAGGCCACTAAACGGTCAATTCATGGATCCCGCTGCTACTGCAACCCAATCAGTTGGTTATGAAAGGCAGGATTACGTCAATGGTTACCAACAACAGGTACAATTAGAAATGAAtcgcttttaattaaaagtcaGCTCATTCGAATATCTTCTCGAACACGAACGAAGATAGAATAtcgaattttagaaaaatccAAGTCacaaaagatagaaaaaagaaagtttttctTATGTTCATAAAGATAATCTAATTAGAAATCAATTAATTGCTAAATCCTCTGgatcattttcaattatgGTATTCGGTCCTTAAAAAGTTAGTTGAATTTTACGAACATTTCTCTCAATGAagtttttctgtaattttctcTCATATTTTTAAGATGGTAATATGAAAGTTCGAGGACCGTTGCACCgttaaatatatctaaaaatatcaaagcataaaatattttttaatgcacctaaaattaaagttaatctCTCACGAAGCATCCTCGTGAATAGCAATAATATACAGTCAATTCCCGAACGTTTCTGAGTTATAGATGGAATGATGCGTTTTTCCAGGACGTGACGATGGCACCGCCGCCTTCAACCACTCCGACGAGTCGTAGCAGTTCCGTACACATGGACAaccagcagcaacagcaggcCTCTCAGCAACCGCCGTCGCAACCGCAACAACAGCCAACGGATACGCAGGTGAAGGGATTCGCGACGATCGCGGCCAGCAACGTGTCGGGAAACGAGATGCCTGGGTATCCACTTCAACCGGGCCCACAGAGTTTACACAACTCTAACGGATATCCAGGCTACGTGGAAATGGGTCAACAAGTACAGAACCAATGGCAGCCGCAGCAGGTATCTCAACAACCGCAACACCAGCAACAGCACATGCAACGGCAACATTCGATACCTGACGGTGGCCAACGGCATTTATGGTCCGATACCAGTACCGGTACGAAAATGAGCAACGTGAGCAACAACATGAACTGGCCGGATGGGACGTTACAGCAGCAGCATCAGCAACACCAGAAACCTCctcaacaacaacagcaaccgGGTATGCAGAGCAATAGTATGAAAGGACAAGAGACACAGCAAAGTATGCAGATGCAAGGACAACAAGAATTACCCCGACCAGCGAGTCATATGAGTTGGGAGAACGGTAGCGTGAAGGAGACGCCACAGACTCCGCAGTCGTGGACAGATAATACGGACAACAGTCAGCAGCAACAAACTCAGGGAAATTGGTCGCGGCAGAGTCCGAAGCTGAGGGACGCTTCGCAGAATCCGAGATTAACACCGTCTAGTCAACAACAGCAGCCTCAGCACCAAGGCTGGCTGCAGCACTCGCCGAAATTGTCAGACCATCAGCAGAATCCGTCTCATCAGAACGCCCGGATGACGCCCTCCAACCAACACAACTGGCAGCAGAGCAGTCCAGAGATGCAACAGAACTCGAGTCAACAGAATCCAAGGCTGACGCCATCTAACCAACAGATGCCGCAACCTGGGacgcagcaacagcaacaacaacagcaacagcaacagcagcagcagtgGTCGCAACAGACGAAACTGGAAAAGAATCCTAGACTTACTCCGTCTAATCAGATGTCCTGGCCAGACACACCAACTAGTCAACCGAATTGGTCGCCTAATAGTATAAAGAGCGACAGTAGTCAACAACCTCAACAACAATGGCCAGATTCGCAGCCTAGTCCGAGGAGAACACCTGGCCATCAACCGGGAGCGTGGCAGCCTCAGCCACCCACACAAGAGAATAAAATGGAGAACCAAATGTCTTGGTCACCGAACTCGGTGGCCGAGAACCAACCTACCTGGGGCCAACAAACGACCAAACAAGACATGCAGAATTCCGGGGAAAGAGTGCTTTGGCAGCAACAGGACACCGGAAAACCGAATGGGTTCGTCGATACGCAAGATACTCAGGAGAGTAATGTATTTGCTCAATCAAATCGCGTGAATTTGAACAGTCGACTGAAATCGATGATTCTAAAtaaacaacaacagcaacagcagcaacaacaactaCAGCATCAACAGCTTCAACAGCACCAATCGCAGCAACAATCTCAGCATCAAATGAGCCATCAGGAGCAACAACATCACAATATGCATCATCAAATGCAATCTCAACATGTGAACAGTAACAACGGAGCTAACGGCGAATACCATACAGATGACAGGATACGAGACACGCATGACAATACGGAGAAATTGCAAGAGAAGCAGGCGGACCAGTATTTAAGTCAGTCGAATATCATCTCGATGGCGCAATCCAACGAATCCTTGACcggtaattttttattgcatagcCACCACCCTCGGGTCGATAGTTTGCCCGATGGTGGTGGCTTATGGGAATGGTCAGGAGGAAGTAATAACACATTAAACAACGGTACCGTTCTGCCGGAAAACGGAATGATGGTCATCGACAGCTTCATGAAGTTTAGTTCAGAAGACAAGTCCGTGCTGGACAAACCATACGAaaaacaacaacagcagcaacagcaatCACACTATCACCAACAATCACAACAACAACACGAGCAACGACAGCTATGGAAGGATGAAAGTAAGAGCCATGACAATCAAAACATCGAGGATAAATCGTTTCAGAGGAGACTGTGCATAGAGCAGCCAACCAACGACAAGACTTTTGAATCTTGCGAAAACAGCAACGCAGACAGCGAGAAGAACGATGAGACCGAGAACGACGTTGGTTTTTCAGAAACTCCATTAGTCGCATTAGTGAACAAGAACGACACATCAAATTATCCAGAAAGCAGCGAAAAGATAGCGTCGACGGAGCCAACCAACAGCTCTAACTGCGATTCCTCTCAGAATATCAAGCAGGAGAACATCATCGAGTACGGTTGCTCTAGCTCCGACTGCGTTCCATCGCCGACGGTCTCGTCAAAGAGCGATGGATGCGCGTCGAAGGAAATCAAGAGTGAACCGGACCAAAGGGCGCAGGAAGGTAACAACTACAAATTTCGTGGCGATGGCGGACCCGCTAAAGTGTCTCCGGGTGTCGGTTCGTGGTGTTGTCGACGAGGCGGCACCGAACAACCAACACCCGAACATTTGCGGGAGGGTTGTTGCCAGGGTTTGCAAACGAGGGACGAGATACTGGCCGACTCAGCGGAGAAGTCCGACGTAAAGAACGAAGGCACTCAAAGTCCACGTACCGGTAGCGTGCCTTCGACGACTAAGTTGCAAGATCACTTGGACAAACTGAAGAACAATGTCAGGAGCGAAGTGCCGGACTGCAACTGCTTCCCAGCTGACAAATGTGAGTTGCTATTGCGTATTCAGCACGACACTAACATTGAGAGAACACACTAACCACGTTCACacgaaaatatagataaataaataaacaaaaaatgaacaaaattttcttaaagaaaaaaatatatataaaactatactactactactgctactactactactcTATGTACTACCACTACTAATATTACTGGCCAACAAAAAATAAACCGAGCCTTGATTCAGTGACCCAAAGAAGAATGCACGTACCTAACTTACCCCCCTTTCCCAGGGGGCATACCTACTACATACGTGGCATAAATGTTTCCGCTTCTGTTGCTTCCTTTCCGTTGAAACGTCCAGTTTCGTAAGTAAAATGAGGTTCAACCACAAGGTCCGCCAGAGCCCGGCTCGTACTACACTCATCTTGGGGCGGCTGCAAGCCTGCCTGACCTACGGAACGATCTTGAAAGAAGAACCGGCCTTAAGGGAAACGCCATTAGATTCGAAAAGGTCATCTACACcggaaaagaagggaaaaccACTCAGGGATGTCCGATGGCTAAATGGGTAAGCATATTACTGTATTCTATATATTCCCCATACTTGTACcgaatgttataaaaaattttaataatttaaattttctataataattcgaattaaacaaattttgaataatatattagataatattttgaaattaataaaacagagATTTACATCTCCATTTGTCTAataacattcataaaaatatgaatttgcgtAGAGATTCGTAGTCcactaatattttaaatcaaagTCCAAGCGAATCCACTCGtctctttttaaattgaattttatccaACTTATTCTAGTCAATCGCTTTGAATCGATTAAATGCCACTAAGATTACTCTGTACTGCTTTGGTGATGGGATTGTAATATCAGTGATTCGCTAGATACTTCGACGATCTGGTCTGGAGGAGAAGATCCTGACCATAGTCAAACACCGACAAGGGCACAAGTGCCCAACAGCTTGGATCGTCGTGGCCATGGTTGCTTGGGAAGGCGTACCCACTCACGAAGCCGATCGAATCTATTCCCTGTTAAGTCACAAGCTGAATCGATTCGGTCTTCCTACTACTAGACGATGTGGAACGAACGAACCGAGAACCTGCGCTTGCCAAGGTCTCGATCCTGATACTTGCGGTGCAAGCTTTTCCTTTGGATGTTCCTGGTCAATGTATTATAATGGTTGCAAATACGCCAGAAGTAAAACCGTCCGTAAATTTCGATTGTCAGTACGATCAGAGGTAAGGAATATATCATAAcaatctaaatatatattataattaattgttgataatttaaattattatatttttgtcataaCAATATTCGTTCTCTGTGttgaatttaataagaatacCATCGAAAGTCTTAACTATTTGCTATAGATGTCTGTTTACCATGTAGATTTCATTATTGTAATgtagaaatattgtattaaaaattccaagttCAAGACCTACCTAGTTATAATATACCAAGGGTTAATCGTCATTCTTGTGTTCATTAttgtatacaaatataacgtttcgctcttttttatttttattataggaGCAAGAAGTCGAAGAAAGAATGCACGTCCTAGCAACACTTTTATCGCCTCTGTATCTCAGCCTTGCACCGGAAGCATTCAACAATCAGACACAATTCGAACGGGAAGCGAGCGAGTGCCGTTTGGGATTTAAACCTGGCCGACCCTTTTCCGGTGTTACGGCCTGTATCGACTTCTGCGCGCATTCTCATCGTGATCTTCACAACATGAACAACGGATGTACAGTGGTAAGTGACTTAAAGAGACacttaattttttccaatatttaataattctgaaaGAGTAAAGATTTAGATGAAATAACTATgctgtaatttttcattttaaaggTGGTCACTATGACAAAACACCGATCTCTATCAAAACCTGAAGAGGAACAGTTGCACGTGCTTCCCCTTTACATCATGGATACTACGGATGAGAATGGGTCGAAAGAGGGACAGGATGAGAAGGTTCGCGCTGGAGCTGTAGAAGTTTTgacaaagtaaataattttgttatttatatgaCAAACAATCACTCACACAGAATTCTCCTAgtaatgaattttacaaatacgtATCATCTAATTCATAGATATCCTTGCGAAGTGAGAGTTCGATCGGTTCCACTCCAACCCTGCAGAAGACACGgcaagaaaaggaaagaagacgAGCCAGATACCATTAGCAATAAGAAAGATAGTTCCAAAAGCACTGCTGAAAAAATGGCGGACCCAGGACGCGTACCAGGACACCAAGAAATACCTAGACCGCAAATGAGGGACACCCAACTATCCCTGGAAATGGCGTCTATGTTCGAAGGAATGGATGCTCAATTACAAAGCTCTCAAGTGTCCTCCACTGTTCTAGACAGTCCAGTGTCCATGTACCAAGGATGGAGTTATCAGAATGAACAACAGTGGGGTAGAAACGGTTGGCTCGATCAGCGAAAAAATAATTGGTTAAACCCGTGGAGAGAATACTCGTTCAGTGGTCTGGACAGAGACGCAAAAGTTGACCCAGACAGTACAAGTTTAGACGATATCAGGCCTAGGAGCACCGTTTCTCAGGATGAACATCGACCAGGTTCGCGAAATTTGCCTAATTCCACCATGGACTCGCCGAGGAACTGTTATCCACACTCACCGAGAGCTCATCCTATTTCACCAAGGAGCTCTCATACAGGAACACCAGGGGATATCGGTTACTCCATGTCTCCTAGAGGATGTCCAACTACACATCAAGACCAGAAAATCGCTTCACCAAGAAGCTCCGGGTATCCGGACACGGGCTACGGCCATCCACCCCCCAATTCCAGAAGTTATCCGAATATGTACGACACCAGGCAGGGTAGTACATCCCCGAAGACAAACTGTACAAATTTTCCGGTCCATTTGGATCAGAGGAACGGACTCAACCGAACGAATCATCATCATCAATCGCACAACATAAATAACGTTCGAAACGTTGGCCAGAGCTGCGATCAGTCGAAATTGCCGTACTCCAGACCTGCGCAAGATTCTAGTCAGCAAAAATACCCTACCACGCAGAACTACTTAGAGGCTCAAAAATCGCAGATCGAACAGCCTTTCGTGAACAGGATACCAGGCCATTATCACCCCCCTCATACCGCGCAGTCCGGTAGAAATCTTCCATATCAGGGCCAGCACGATTCGAACGCGGACATGTTCACTGGCCTGTCGGTGTCTTCTTGCATGGGCAACACTAGTCACAAGCCGTTCAGCGCCACGAATGCGGATCTATTGCTACACAGCTCGACGCATCTTCCGCCCAACAATCCACCAAACGGCACTCAGAGCTTAGGATCATTCGATCAGAGAAAATATCGGATGTATAAGGTTCCTGAACAAAAGACACCCGGAATTAGTCAAATGTCACCGGCGCCCTCCGACCAAGTGGGAAGTTGGAACATGCTAGGTACTTGGTACCCCGACCAAAACAAACCTTTCGATCAACAACAGATTTATAACGATCAAATAGGTCCTGATAGGAATCACCAGCAACCTGCAGACCACCAGAAAACATTTAATTGGAACGATAGAGTACCGCATCCGGACCAGTCGAAACCACCTTGCTGGGAAACACCCTCAGATCCTTCCCCGTTCAGGGTGCCGAAGGGCAGACCACCGTCGAGGACAGCGTCAAACCAGAATCCAAACACAGACAATACATATCAAAATTCTTCCAATAGAACGTTCCTTAAGCCTCAAGAGCCGACGCGGAACGGTGTCTACGCGGACAGTCCAAGCAATAACGCGGTGCAAAGCAGCATGACGACACATCAAGGTAACCAACGAAGAACAGAGTGGCCGGAAGATAAGACGAAGGAGGGTTTCCACGATTCCAGACAGAACATCGCGAATCCAAACTCGAATTGCTTTCCATGGGCCGAAGAGATGAAACAGGTGCAAGACTTCCACGGGATGCCGGGCTTGGGTCATCCTCACGCTTCCTTCCCACAATACGGACTGTATCCAACATACCCTGTCTTCGACAAACCATATTCTAATTCTTGGGAAGGCTACAACTATCACCAACCGTATCCACACCATCAGACGCCGGAGTATCCACCTCAATTCTATCAGCAACCAAAGAGAGAAGCCTGCTTTCCTTCGCCTCAATATCCCTATCAAGGAGTGCCCCCGTATCAAGGTCTGAATCCAGGTTGGGCGAGATGGGACACTCCTCGCTGGGATATTTACGGACCACCACCCTACTTTCCGGTGTTACCAGAGCCTCCTCCAAAAGCAGAACCACTAGGAGAGGTAGCCGACTATTCTGACAACGAAGAGTGCTTCAAGGACTCGCAGATGGGTGGAGTCGCCATTGCATTGAGCCACGGTAGCGTGTTGTTCGAGTGCGCCAAGCACGAGATGCATGCCACCACGGCTCTCAAAAAGCCTAATCGTCTGAATCCAACCAGAATCAGCCTGGTCTTTTACCAACATCGTAATCTTAACCGACCAAGACACGGATGGGACGAATGGGAAGAAAAGATGCGACTCAGGAAACTAGGTGTTGCGAgtaccaccaccaccactacTACTACATCATCGTCCACTTCGCAATCACTGTCTACTCCATCAACTCCAACCAGCCCAGCCAGTGCAATCAACACCGAAAAATCCACTCCGCTACCTTACATACCCAGTGTTCCTAGTTCTCAGTTCATGATGAGATCGCCTACGTATACCACCATGACCTGGACCACCCTTTTCCCAATGCATCCGTGCATGATAACTGGCCCATATCAGGAGGGAGGGGCCATTGGATGAGTAAACGTCGGAGGGCGCGATTCCAGCCATCGATGAGCAAGAACCGTGCCAGGAATCGATCGAGCGATCTCGTCGGACTGATCGAGTGAAAAAGTGGGTTTCAAACGACACGAATGTCACTTGACGACGCTGTTCCGTGCCGTGCAACTTCGACACGAAGAACGTGAAACGAGTCACGAGAACAACAAGAGAAACAGAGCAACAAGCAGCTAACATTGAGAGGGGATCAACGAGCAAAAAGAGCAAACTGTCATCATGAGAGGCTttctatcgtaattctatCAGGTCATCGTCCTAGATGT
Encoded proteins:
- the LOC122573971 gene encoding methylcytosine dioxygenase tet3-A isoform X2, yielding MQQSKDNLNPAANQQTGALRNGNPPPPVVSMSPGVMPFYGDTGAGFRPAAGFGNTVWHQGVAPVGAVAVETSAAPWPPQQFIQQIPAPNQLEELRYHTQYTAAAPYHPQPVAYQQQTFITTDQSAFQRAGATGQYTITGQPSPLPPVAPQTVPSTAQRPLNGQFMDPAATATQSVGYERQDYVNGYQQQDVTMAPPPSTTPTSRSSSVHMDNQQQQQASQQPPSQPQQQPTDTQVKGFATIAASNVSGNEMPGYPLQPGPQSLHNSNGYPGYVEMGQQVQNQWQPQQVSQQPQHQQQHMQRQHSIPDGGQRHLWSDTSTGTKMSNVSNNMNWPDGTLQQQHQQHQKPPQQQQQPGMQSNSMKGQETQQSMQMQGQQELPRPASHMSWENGSVKETPQTPQSWTDNTDNSQQQQTQGNWSRQSPKLRDASQNPRLTPSSQQQQPQHQGWLQHSPKLSDHQQNPSHQNARMTPSNQHNWQQSSPEMQQNSSQQNPRLTPSNQQMPQPGTQQQQQQQQQQQQQQWSQQTKLEKNPRLTPSNQMSWPDTPTSQPNWSPNSIKSDSSQQPQQQWPDSQPSPRRTPGHQPGAWQPQPPTQENKMENQMSWSPNSVAENQPTWGQQTTKQDMQNSGERVLWQQQDTGKPNGFVDTQDTQESNVFAQSNRVNLNSRLKSMILNKQQQQQQQQQLQHQQLQQHQSQQQSQHQMSHQEQQHHNMHHQMQSQHVNSNNGANGEYHTDDRIRDTHDNTEKLQEKQADQYLSQSNIISMAQSNESLTGNFLLHSHHPRVDSLPDGGGLWEWSGGSNNTLNNGTVLPENGMMVIDSFMKFSSEDKSVLDKPYEKQQQQQQQSHYHQQSQQQHEQRQLWKDESKSHDNQNIEDKSFQRRLCIEQPTNDKTFESCENSNADSEKNDETENDVGFSETPLVALVNKNDTSNYPESSEKIASTEPTNSSNCDSSQNIKQENIIEYGCSSSDCVPSPTVSSKSDGCASKEIKSEPDQRAQEGNNYKFRGDGGPAKVSPGVGSWCCRRGGTEQPTPEHLREGCCQGLQTRDEILADSAEKSDVKNEGTQSPRTGSVPSTTKLQDHLDKLKNNVRSEVPDCNCFPADKCPPEPGSYYTHLGAAASLPDLRNDLERRTGLKGNAIRFEKVIYTGKEGKTTQGCPMAKWILRRSGLEEKILTIVKHRQGHKCPTAWIVVAMVAWEGVPTHEADRIYSLLSHKLNRFGLPTTRRCGTNEPRTCACQGLDPDTCGASFSFGCSWSMYYNGCKYARSKTVRKFRLSVRSEEQEVEERMHVLATLLSPLYLSLAPEAFNNQTQFEREASECRLGFKPGRPFSGVTACIDFCAHSHRDLHNMNNGCTVVVTMTKHRSLSKPEEEQLHVLPLYIMDTTDENGSKEGQDEKVRAGAVEVLTKYPCEVRVRSVPLQPCRRHGKKRKEDEPDTISNKKDSSKSTAEKMADPGRVPGHQEIPRPQMRDTQLSLEMASMFEGMDAQLQSSQVSSTVLDSPVSMYQGWSYQNEQQWGRNGWLDQRKNNWLNPWREYSFSGLDRDAKVDPDSTSLDDIRPRSTVSQDEHRPGSRNLPNSTMDSPRNCYPHSPRAHPISPRSSHTGTPGDIGYSMSPRGCPTTHQDQKIASPRSSGYPDTGYGHPPPNSRSYPNMYDTRQGSTSPKTNCTNFPVHLDQRNGLNRTNHHHQSHNINNVRNVGQSCDQSKLPYSRPAQDSSQQKYPTTQNYLEAQKSQIEQPFVNRIPGHYHPPHTAQSGRNLPYQGQHDSNADMFTGLSVSSCMGNTSHKPFSATNADLLLHSSTHLPPNNPPNGTQSLGSFDQRKYRMYKVPEQKTPGISQMSPAPSDQVGSWNMLGTWYPDQNKPFDQQQIYNDQIGPDRNHQQPADHQKTFNWNDRVPHPDQSKPPCWETPSDPSPFRVPKGRPPSRTASNQNPNTDNTYQNSSNRTFLKPQEPTRNGVYADSPSNNAVQSSMTTHQGNQRRTEWPEDKTKEGFHDSRQNIANPNSNCFPWAEEMKQVQDFHGMPGLGHPHASFPQYGLYPTYPVFDKPYSNSWEGYNYHQPYPHHQTPEYPPQFYQQPKREACFPSPQYPYQGVPPYQGLNPGWARWDTPRWDIYGPPPYFPVLPEPPPKAEPLGEVADYSDNEECFKDSQMGGVAIALSHGSVLFECAKHEMHATTALKKPNRLNPTRISLVFYQHRNLNRPRHGWDEWEEKMRLRKLGVASTTTTTTTTSSSTSQSLSTPSTPTSPASAINTEKSTPLPYIPSVPSSQFMMRSPTYTTMTWTTLFPMHPCMITGPYQEGGAIG
- the LOC122573971 gene encoding DNA N6-methyl adenine demethylase isoform X1, translating into MSAEVTKEVVATERVTGSPPAAVATSPSSVGPGDPARHLPPFSSFAGDNAMDSSTTLTTLHSQDVGLGLTSSWDYYEGLTGRLIDSRGEVVLASQYRPWESKNAVGGGAPTAAPAAEGLPSFASQFTAPSEAEPQLTALTPLSPASISHSPPVTSAVGLPSFHTLGTPLPAPHPHRGSVGYPLVPAPVQAREVPALQQQLLDERHIQLLGSSPVQAFPPPPPGHPHHTVLTVVKPEYPQLHHANFQNPMSTVLDSSPTSRPIGIDGRKKERRKMRAGSMESEDSAGAGNVESSGQVAAVSSTANRGAHHLGGGMADADGDGGLSDKPAKKKRKRCGECIGCQRKDNCGDCAPCRNDKSHQICKMRRCEKLTEKKHLYHLQTGEGAFRERGRGRGKGTTRSYRKIARQVSTPDSAPAGLGSPQAGIGGLQQHQQQPQQQTQQTLHQPDPMQQSKDNLNPAANQQTGALRNGNPPPPVVSMSPGVMPFYGDTGAGFRPAAGFGNTVWHQGVAPVGAVAVETSAAPWPPQQFIQQIPAPNQLEELRYHTQYTAAAPYHPQPVAYQQQTFITTDQSAFQRAGATGQYTITGQPSPLPPVAPQTVPSTAQRPLNGQFMDPAATATQSVGYERQDYVNGYQQQDVTMAPPPSTTPTSRSSSVHMDNQQQQQASQQPPSQPQQQPTDTQVKGFATIAASNVSGNEMPGYPLQPGPQSLHNSNGYPGYVEMGQQVQNQWQPQQVSQQPQHQQQHMQRQHSIPDGGQRHLWSDTSTGTKMSNVSNNMNWPDGTLQQQHQQHQKPPQQQQQPGMQSNSMKGQETQQSMQMQGQQELPRPASHMSWENGSVKETPQTPQSWTDNTDNSQQQQTQGNWSRQSPKLRDASQNPRLTPSSQQQQPQHQGWLQHSPKLSDHQQNPSHQNARMTPSNQHNWQQSSPEMQQNSSQQNPRLTPSNQQMPQPGTQQQQQQQQQQQQQQWSQQTKLEKNPRLTPSNQMSWPDTPTSQPNWSPNSIKSDSSQQPQQQWPDSQPSPRRTPGHQPGAWQPQPPTQENKMENQMSWSPNSVAENQPTWGQQTTKQDMQNSGERVLWQQQDTGKPNGFVDTQDTQESNVFAQSNRVNLNSRLKSMILNKQQQQQQQQQLQHQQLQQHQSQQQSQHQMSHQEQQHHNMHHQMQSQHVNSNNGANGEYHTDDRIRDTHDNTEKLQEKQADQYLSQSNIISMAQSNESLTGNFLLHSHHPRVDSLPDGGGLWEWSGGSNNTLNNGTVLPENGMMVIDSFMKFSSEDKSVLDKPYEKQQQQQQQSHYHQQSQQQHEQRQLWKDESKSHDNQNIEDKSFQRRLCIEQPTNDKTFESCENSNADSEKNDETENDVGFSETPLVALVNKNDTSNYPESSEKIASTEPTNSSNCDSSQNIKQENIIEYGCSSSDCVPSPTVSSKSDGCASKEIKSEPDQRAQEGNNYKFRGDGGPAKVSPGVGSWCCRRGGTEQPTPEHLREGCCQGLQTRDEILADSAEKSDVKNEGTQSPRTGSVPSTTKLQDHLDKLKNNVRSEVPDCNCFPADKCPPEPGSYYTHLGAAASLPDLRNDLERRTGLKGNAIRFEKVIYTGKEGKTTQGCPMAKWILRRSGLEEKILTIVKHRQGHKCPTAWIVVAMVAWEGVPTHEADRIYSLLSHKLNRFGLPTTRRCGTNEPRTCACQGLDPDTCGASFSFGCSWSMYYNGCKYARSKTVRKFRLSVRSEEQEVEERMHVLATLLSPLYLSLAPEAFNNQTQFEREASECRLGFKPGRPFSGVTACIDFCAHSHRDLHNMNNGCTVVVTMTKHRSLSKPEEEQLHVLPLYIMDTTDENGSKEGQDEKVRAGAVEVLTKYPCEVRVRSVPLQPCRRHGKKRKEDEPDTISNKKDSSKSTAEKMADPGRVPGHQEIPRPQMRDTQLSLEMASMFEGMDAQLQSSQVSSTVLDSPVSMYQGWSYQNEQQWGRNGWLDQRKNNWLNPWREYSFSGLDRDAKVDPDSTSLDDIRPRSTVSQDEHRPGSRNLPNSTMDSPRNCYPHSPRAHPISPRSSHTGTPGDIGYSMSPRGCPTTHQDQKIASPRSSGYPDTGYGHPPPNSRSYPNMYDTRQGSTSPKTNCTNFPVHLDQRNGLNRTNHHHQSHNINNVRNVGQSCDQSKLPYSRPAQDSSQQKYPTTQNYLEAQKSQIEQPFVNRIPGHYHPPHTAQSGRNLPYQGQHDSNADMFTGLSVSSCMGNTSHKPFSATNADLLLHSSTHLPPNNPPNGTQSLGSFDQRKYRMYKVPEQKTPGISQMSPAPSDQVGSWNMLGTWYPDQNKPFDQQQIYNDQIGPDRNHQQPADHQKTFNWNDRVPHPDQSKPPCWETPSDPSPFRVPKGRPPSRTASNQNPNTDNTYQNSSNRTFLKPQEPTRNGVYADSPSNNAVQSSMTTHQGNQRRTEWPEDKTKEGFHDSRQNIANPNSNCFPWAEEMKQVQDFHGMPGLGHPHASFPQYGLYPTYPVFDKPYSNSWEGYNYHQPYPHHQTPEYPPQFYQQPKREACFPSPQYPYQGVPPYQGLNPGWARWDTPRWDIYGPPPYFPVLPEPPPKAEPLGEVADYSDNEECFKDSQMGGVAIALSHGSVLFECAKHEMHATTALKKPNRLNPTRISLVFYQHRNLNRPRHGWDEWEEKMRLRKLGVASTTTTTTTTSSSTSQSLSTPSTPTSPASAINTEKSTPLPYIPSVPSSQFMMRSPTYTTMTWTTLFPMHPCMITGPYQEGGAIG